A window from Photobacterium atrarenae encodes these proteins:
- a CDS encoding TldD/PmbA family protein, with product MADQQTLQHAIDQVLDRVAAAGADADVIASSSNNFSLKANAGELDEYKVTSGQVIGVRVVKDQRIATSYSESLEPASLDMMVEQALQNARFTKPDEHQAIRCHDSKLTTTAAEIYQQDTASVDDKIALALSLESGVVAKPNASSAPYNGFGESDSRIILANTQGTLCQHQERSTYCYAYTLYEQDGKQSMHGGMSSGRRFDELDPAYCINHGYETAKALLDGAPVATGNYPVIFDLSCLSSLFGAFGMCLSGHSAMKGINPWREALQTQVASPLLTISDIAYIEGGSAIKAFDSEGYATTDTILIGEGQLQSLLHNSHTASFFGIDNTANASRSAKGGLGVSSRHTVVATGTSSEAEITSGEYLELVELQGVHSGADAVSGDFSFGASGFLCRDGQRVQPVRGITVAGNFYQMLKAIDAVGDTLQNDYERDFFAPKIRFAKLSIAGK from the coding sequence ATGGCAGATCAACAGACGCTTCAACACGCAATTGATCAGGTTCTGGATCGCGTCGCCGCTGCCGGTGCCGATGCCGACGTGATTGCCAGCAGCAGCAATAACTTTTCCCTCAAGGCCAACGCCGGTGAGCTGGATGAGTACAAAGTCACGTCCGGCCAGGTGATTGGGGTACGAGTGGTCAAAGATCAGCGCATCGCCACCAGCTATTCGGAATCCCTCGAGCCCGCCAGCCTGGATATGATGGTCGAGCAGGCGCTGCAAAATGCCCGCTTTACCAAACCGGATGAGCACCAGGCGATCCGCTGCCATGACAGCAAGCTGACCACAACCGCAGCCGAAATCTACCAGCAGGACACCGCCAGCGTCGATGACAAAATCGCCTTGGCCCTGTCGCTGGAAAGCGGTGTCGTGGCCAAACCGAATGCTTCGTCGGCACCATATAACGGCTTTGGCGAGTCCGACAGCCGAATCATTCTGGCGAACACTCAGGGCACGCTGTGTCAGCATCAGGAGCGTTCGACTTACTGTTACGCCTATACCCTGTACGAGCAGGACGGCAAGCAGTCGATGCACGGCGGCATGTCCTCCGGCCGACGCTTTGACGAGCTGGATCCAGCCTACTGTATCAACCATGGCTACGAGACTGCCAAAGCCCTGCTGGACGGTGCACCGGTGGCAACCGGCAACTATCCGGTGATCTTTGATCTCAGCTGCCTGAGCAGCCTGTTCGGTGCATTCGGCATGTGCCTCTCCGGCCACTCGGCGATGAAAGGGATCAACCCGTGGCGGGAAGCCCTGCAAACCCAGGTTGCCAGCCCGCTGCTGACAATCTCAGATATTGCCTACATTGAGGGCGGCTCAGCGATTAAAGCGTTCGACAGTGAAGGGTATGCGACCACAGATACGATCCTGATCGGTGAAGGCCAGCTGCAAAGCCTGCTGCACAACAGCCATACTGCCAGCTTCTTCGGCATTGACAACACCGCCAATGCATCGCGCTCGGCTAAGGGCGGTTTGGGGGTTTCCTCACGACATACCGTCGTTGCGACCGGTACCAGCTCTGAGGCAGAAATCACTTCAGGCGAGTATCTCGAACTGGTGGAGTTGCAAGGCGTGCATTCCGGCGCGGATGCGGTCAGCGGCGACTTCTCCTTCGGCGCCAGCGGCTTCCTGTGCCGCGATGGCCAGCGCGTTCAGCCGGTGCGCGGGATCACGGTTGCCGGTAATTTTTACCAGATGCTGAAAGCCATTGATGCCGTCGGCGACACACTGCAAAATGATTACGAGCGCGACTTCTTTGCGCCGAAAATCCGTTTCGCCAAGCTGAGTATTGCCGGGAAATAA
- a CDS encoding CobW family GTP-binding protein gives MKRIPTNIITGFLGAGKTTAILSLLARKPEGEKWAILINEFGNVGVDGAILDQQGAIVKEVPGGCMCCVAGLPMSVGINALLAQKPDRLLLEPTGLGHPKEVIAKLTSESYRDYIDLKATITLVDPRHFGDPQYTQNQNFQDQLALADVVVANKIDACNEADLAAFEAFVADCEPTKAATEKVEQGALDVRWLDTERTERHATHSHHHHGSDTAEPLPGLELTPGQAFIRRENNGQGYRSCGWCFAADQVFDFAQLFSLFSNLNAQRVKAVVNTERGCFAFNVVNQVVSVNELTLSGFESRIEVIDKELLPWDELEQILCSMISAQP, from the coding sequence ATGAAGCGTATTCCGACCAACATTATCACCGGTTTTTTAGGGGCCGGAAAAACCACAGCCATTCTTTCCCTGCTGGCCCGTAAACCTGAAGGGGAAAAGTGGGCCATTCTGATCAACGAATTCGGCAATGTTGGGGTCGATGGCGCCATCCTGGATCAACAAGGCGCCATCGTCAAAGAAGTCCCGGGCGGCTGTATGTGTTGTGTCGCCGGGCTGCCGATGTCTGTCGGCATTAACGCCCTGCTGGCACAAAAGCCGGACCGCCTGCTGCTCGAACCCACCGGGCTTGGCCACCCGAAAGAAGTAATCGCCAAACTGACATCTGAGAGTTATCGTGATTATATCGATCTCAAAGCAACCATTACCCTGGTCGACCCACGCCACTTCGGGGATCCGCAATATACCCAAAACCAGAACTTTCAGGATCAGCTGGCCCTGGCCGATGTCGTCGTCGCGAACAAAATTGATGCCTGCAACGAGGCCGATCTGGCCGCTTTCGAAGCTTTCGTTGCCGATTGTGAACCAACCAAAGCCGCAACGGAGAAAGTCGAACAGGGTGCACTGGACGTCCGCTGGCTCGATACCGAGCGAACCGAACGCCATGCTACCCACAGCCATCACCATCATGGTAGCGACACTGCCGAGCCGCTGCCGGGACTGGAGCTGACGCCGGGGCAAGCCTTCATTCGCCGGGAAAACAACGGCCAGGGTTACCGCAGCTGCGGCTGGTGCTTTGCTGCCGATCAGGTGTTCGATTTTGCCCAGCTGTTCAGCCTGTTCTCGAATCTCAATGCCCAGCGGGTGAAAGCCGTGGTCAACACCGAGCGCGGCTGTTTTGCCTTCAACGTGGTTAATCAGGTAGTCTCCGTTAATGAACTGACCCTGAGCGGCTTCGAGTCACGTATTGAGGTCATCGACAAGGAGCTGCTGCCGTGGGATGAACTGGAGCAGATCCTGTGCTCGATGATTAGCGCACAACCCTGA
- a CDS encoding TldD/PmbA family protein, translated as MLNPATAKAVIDHALFLGADFAELFVEHHQSSSVELISGDIDKVNSGIDFGIGVRLFFGHKVLYGYTNSTDEEELKRVTSLLAAKDKRDQIAQAGTLNLSRYTDRHQCQLPLSQGASLDAKIAFLRDTDQAARSEDEKISQFIGRILQREQQVEIFNSTGLHIGDTRHYTRVAATAIAQDGNEQSTGFEAPGALTGWEFNTRLNARELGHQVARQAMVKLTAEHCPSGEMPVIIGNGFGGVIFHEACGHLLETTSVAKKASVFHDKMGEMIANPVVSAVDDGTMSHEWGSINIDDEGMETQRTQLIKDGKLTSFMVDQMGGLKTGYAPTGSGRRESYKYAPTSRMRNTFIEPGDSSLDAMIGSVERGIYAKKMGGGSVQPGTGEFNFAVQEAYLVENGKITKPLKSATLISTGPKVLKEISMVGQDFALAAGMCGSVSGSVPTTVGQPALKVDNILVGGGN; from the coding sequence ATGCTAAACCCTGCTACTGCGAAAGCAGTCATTGACCATGCGCTATTTCTCGGAGCTGACTTTGCCGAACTCTTTGTCGAGCATCATCAGTCCAGCTCAGTCGAGTTGATCTCCGGCGATATCGACAAGGTCAACTCCGGGATCGACTTCGGGATCGGTGTCCGCCTGTTCTTCGGCCACAAGGTACTGTACGGCTATACCAACAGTACCGACGAAGAAGAGCTGAAACGCGTGACCAGCCTGTTGGCCGCCAAAGATAAACGCGACCAAATCGCCCAGGCCGGTACACTGAATCTCAGCCGTTACACCGATCGCCACCAGTGTCAGCTACCGCTCTCGCAGGGTGCCAGCCTCGACGCCAAAATTGCGTTCCTGCGCGACACCGATCAGGCGGCTCGCAGCGAAGATGAGAAAATCTCGCAGTTTATCGGCCGCATTCTGCAGCGGGAGCAGCAAGTCGAGATCTTCAACTCAACCGGGCTGCATATCGGCGATACCCGCCACTATACCCGTGTTGCCGCCACCGCCATTGCCCAGGACGGCAATGAGCAGTCGACTGGTTTTGAAGCGCCGGGCGCCCTGACCGGCTGGGAATTCAACACCCGCCTCAATGCCCGCGAGCTGGGTCATCAGGTCGCCAGGCAAGCCATGGTAAAACTGACCGCCGAGCACTGCCCGTCCGGTGAAATGCCGGTGATTATCGGTAACGGTTTCGGCGGCGTGATCTTCCACGAAGCCTGCGGCCACTTGCTGGAAACCACCTCAGTCGCGAAAAAAGCTTCCGTGTTCCACGACAAGATGGGCGAGATGATTGCCAACCCGGTGGTCAGCGCTGTCGATGACGGCACCATGAGCCACGAGTGGGGCTCGATCAACATCGACGATGAAGGGATGGAAACCCAACGCACGCAACTGATCAAAGACGGTAAGCTGACCAGCTTTATGGTCGATCAGATGGGCGGACTGAAAACCGGCTACGCGCCAACCGGCTCGGGTCGTCGTGAGTCCTACAAATATGCGCCGACCTCACGAATGCGGAATACCTTTATCGAACCAGGCGACAGCTCCCTCGACGCCATGATTGGCAGTGTCGAGCGCGGCATCTATGCCAAGAAAATGGGCGGCGGCTCGGTCCAGCCCGGCACCGGCGAGTTCAACTTTGCCGTGCAGGAAGCTTACCTGGTTGAAAACGGCAAGATCACCAAGCCCCTGAAATCAGCCACCCTGATCAGCACCGGTCCGAAAGTGCTGAAAGAGATCAGCATGGTCGGTCAGGATTTTGCGCTGGCAGCCGGGATGTGTGGCTCCGTCAGCGGCTCGGTACCGACCACCGTCGGCCAGCCTGCCCTGAAAGTCGATAACATTCTTGTTGGTGGAGGTAACTAA